The Gossypium raimondii isolate GPD5lz chromosome 2, ASM2569854v1, whole genome shotgun sequence genome segment tactggcttcaatatactccactgtaacctcagggaggtaaaatccgccatcttcgatctgctttcttcgatctactccaccaccagtatggggagaCAATATCTGTTgtatttgatctacttcacgccgatacatgaagacaagatatgttttcttcgatctgcttcgccaccagtatgggaagacaagatctggtatctttgatctactgcacgccagtacatgaagacaagatttgtTTTCTTCGATCTGGTTCGCCACCAGTTTGGGAAtacaagatctggtatctttgatctacttcacgccagtacatgaagacaagatctgttttcttcgatctgcttcgccaccagtatgggaagataagatctggtatctttgatctacttcactccagtacatgaagacaagatctgttctCTTCGATCTGTtacgccaccagtatgggaagacaagatctgctgcTTTTTAACCTCCTCCACTGTTGCTCAGGAAGATAAGGCTTTATAATTTCGCCGATCTGTTCTTTGAGGAACAGGACCTGTATAATTCACTTTATGAACGTAactatgcctaatgattaggatgtcatgatcaaatgaatcaaatgctcctaactaggcgtgtatgaatgacatctAAATGctatgtcatgaaaatgattcaTTAATGCTAAATATTGAAGTCGTTATTACTCATTAAGGCTTCCTTTGTGATAACGCTTcgaaaaaactcaaaaattcttGATCCAGCTTTTTACTCCTATATATCTTCGACCTTTTAACCCGGTGAagtctaaacaatagtcctgcttcaggttcttgtattatttagaaatttccagagtaatatgaaaaacttcccttgtgaaagttttattagtctattaatcgttattctaatgcaacatgcttgcgaaAAGACCATAACgatgaataaaacaaaattaatttgggAGCATAGCTCGCAATGGATTGTCAATGATAGAGGAATTGTCTGGGGACatttatattgaaaaagaataaaatattctaaaacaaTGAATTCAATACAAATACTATGaacaggtgccccagatatctcTACTTGGATTTCTCTATACAACTTTTCGAAGACCCTTCTGAATTCAACACGTGTTTAGGAGATTCACAAtattttgttgatgccccaagatgtcgtctATTCCTTTCTGTCGATTTAGGTACAACAAGACTACCACGTGCTTCAATCAGACTTTGATCCGCCCTtgtcaggttttcaactcaaacccctttggtcttaaagtgccctttgcgggtttcaCCCTAGCCCCTccattttttcagttttttttttggaaatcaaagcgccatttgcgggttttcaccttggttccTTCCCTTCTTCAAGTAAAGTATCTCTTGACCGAATCTGAATTTACTGGATTAGGCAAGTTTCTTCCATCCATTTCAACCAGGATCAGggctcctccagaaaaggcattttttacaacataaggaccttcccaatttggcatccatttccccctaaaatatttttgtagaggaagaattTTTCTCAACACCAGGTCCCCCTCGTGAAACTCTCTGGGTCAGACCTTTTTgttgtaggctcgcatcattcttttctggtacatctgaccatgctgaatagcctttagcctttttccctctatcaagttcaactgatcgtaTCAAGATTGAACCCATTCTACTTCATCCAATTGTAGCTCAGTCAAAACCCGGAGAGAAgagatttcaacttcaatgggcaAGACTGCCTCCATGCCATAAACTAaggagaaaggcgttgccccggtgGAGGTCCTGATTGACGTTCGATAAGCAAGGAGTGAAAACGGTAATTTCTCGTGCTAGTCcctgtaagtctcagtcatcttccccacaatcttttttatatttttattagccgcttccactgcaccattcatttttgggcgatacgaCGATGAATTGTgatgtctgatcttgaattgactgcagacTTCTGCTATTGAGCTGTTGTTCAGGTTCAAcgcattgtcggatatgattctttcaggcattccatatcgacatatgatctcctttttcaagaaCTTACTGACTGATGACTTTGTAACGTTGGCATACGAagcagcttctacccatttggtgaagtaatcaataaccacaaatatgaaacgatgcccatttgaaaccttcggcgatattggcccgatgacatccataccccacatggagaaaggccatggagaagtcatgacatgaagaggCGAAGGAGGTGCGTGCATTTTATCACCAtagatttgacatttatggTACTTTTTGGAGTAATTATGCAATCCCCTTCtatggtggaccagtaatacccgaatctcataatctgtctagccattgtgaacccattggcatgcgttccacagatgccctcatggacttcctccaggattttctttgctttcacggcgtccacacatcttaacagtACCTGATCTTTTCCCCTCCTGTAtaagatctccccatctaagacgtAATCAATGGCTAGTCTTCTCAGAGTTCTCTTTTCATTCTGCGTTGCCTGGCCAGGGTACTCACGATTTTTCACATATCGTAGTATATCTTGATACCAATGACTATCATCAATTTCTCCTTTTTCAATATTGTAACAATGAGTCGGGTCTTCATAGATACTCATTTGGATTGGCTTCATATCCTCATGTCTGTTAACCTTGATCATGGAGGCCAAAGTAGCTAGTGCATCGGCCATCTAGTtctcatctcgtgggagatagcaAAAAGTGATGTCCTCAAACTCCTTAATCAATTCAAGGACCAAATTTCGATAATTAACTAATTTGGGATCCTTCGTTTCCCATTCACCCTTGAGCTGATATATCACCAATGCTAAATCTCCATAGACCTCTAGCACTTTGATTCTTCGCTCTATAGCTGCACGAatacccatgatgcatgcttcGTATTCTGCCATGTTGTTTgtacaatcaaaatctaatttgcaagtgaaaggataatgatcACCAATCGGGGAcaccaggactgccccaattccattgccCACAGCGTTcgaggctccatcaaagtttagcTTCCAACTGTGACCTTCTTGGGGATTTTTTTCAATAGCGGCTACATACAACAAGTCCTCATTCAGAAAATCAAAGCTTAACAGTTCGTAATCTTCCAAAGCCCTGCTAGCCAGAAAGTCAGCTATTGCGCTCCCTTTTACAGCTTTTTGACTCACATAGACGATATCGAATTCAGACAGTAGAATCTGCCACCGGGCCATCCTCCCATTCAAAGCAGTCGACTCTATCATATACTTTAAcgggtctaactttgaaattagccaagtcatATGGTATAACATATACTGCCTTAATCTTCGGGTTGTCCAAATCAGGGcacaacacaacttctcaatgggcgaatatctcatttcacaatcagtgaatttcttgctaaGATGATATATTGCCCTTTCTTTTCTCCCCGTTTCATCATGCTGGCCTagcacacatcccatggaattaTCAAATACTATCAAATACAATATCAGCGACCTATCcgggctaggtggtgacagcactgGAGTATTAGACAAATACTGCTTCACCTTGTTGAAAGCTTTTTTGCATTCTTCATCCCAAGTACCAGggttatgtttcttcaaaagacgaaatatagggtcacatttctcagttagttgtgaaatgaacctagcgatgtaattcagtctttcgaggaaacctcgaacttctttctgagtgcgAGGTAGAGGTAAgtctcgtattgccttgactttgtctgggtcaatctcgattctcttttcactgactatgaagcctagCAATTTTCCTGACCTAGCCCTAAAAGTGCACTTCGctggattaagcttgagctggaactTTCTCAATCTTCAGAATAACTTTCTCAAGACCTGCACATGTTCCTCCTCTGTTTTAGATTTCGTGATCATATCGTCAACATAAACCTCGATCTCCTTATGCATCATATaatggaacaaggctaccatggctctttggtatgtcgctcccgcattctttaatccaaacggcatcactttataacaaaacGTCCCCCATAACgtaatgaacgtagtctttCTCATGTCCTCgagatgcatctttatctgattatacccagaaaaaccatccatgaaggaaaacaaTGAAAAGCCCGCCGTATTGTCTACCAATGTGTCGATGTGAGGTAATGGGAAATTGTCTTTTGGACTAGCCttgttcaaatccctgtaatccacacacattcgtactttcccatctttctttggaACTGGTACGATGTTGGCCACCCACTCAGAATACTTGACTTCTTGCAGAAACCCGGTATCAAACTGCTTCTGGACctcttcttttatcttcaacacgatatcaggcctcatccttCTAAGCTTTTGCTGCACTAGCTTACAATCTTCTCTTATAAGAAGGCGATGGACTACAATGTCAGTACTTAACCCCGACATATCCTGGTACGACCATGCAAACACGTCCTTGAACTCTCGGAGTAATTCGATGAGGTCTTGTCTTGTCTTTTCAGAAACATCAGATCCAATCTTCACCTCCTTTCCTTcctccaagctcacaatttctattgattccctgtgaggtaggatttgtttctcaGCCCTTTCTACCATCTTCAACAAGTCAGGTGACAAACCACAGTCTTCgtcatcttcaaaatcatgcgatccttctaaacacatgtttcgttcaaaaggaGACTCTAAATTTGTAATAGTGACATTCGTATCATTGATATCATAGGCCCTGTTATGAAAAACAATATGGATTCAGGAATTTGTTTGGTGCAATATGGTCATGAATGAAATGCAAGTGTAGTTTGagagaaattcaaaataactgCTCTTATGGAAAGAAAGATTTGCTCCAAAAATGACTGCAGAAatgaactttattaaaataacgattttttttggacatgagcctatttcacaaaagaatccttatcacttctaggctaaaagcaataaGGGTGTTCTGGACATTACTCTGAGGAAATCCTAAAAACTACaggtatttcttctgcagtccagttGTTTAGTACACTTCCCGGTTCGTAAGGTTGAATATCCTGCAATGTTTCTCCTCCCGTCGCTTCTTCATACACGGCATGAATACTTTTTAACTCCGTGTTAATACTTTCGACACCTAGCATTCCTTGATAGATGAATCCTCCCGATACAAAAGTCTTGGATAGGTGAGGAAAGGTCATAGGCTCCCATTTGACTTCATCACCTGTCAAACGAGCCCTTCTTTTCGCTCGCTTCTTTTCTTGCTCTATCCTCTTCTGCCTAGcatctggcttgtatcctaagccaaaacggTCCTGCTTGTCTTTCAACACTAGAGCCTCAACTCGGCCCTGAAGATACTTCCCCAATCCTTTTCTCGGCAAAGCTCCCTTTCCAACTGTCAATTGCAGACCCATCTTTGTGGTCTTTGATATTCTCCGCAACGGGATCTTGTTTCCCTCAAGGATGAATGTTGCATTTACGAACTCCAAGGAACGGAAAGAGCACTCGATTGCATCATCACTTATTTCCAAATAAGGCGCATCGTTGGTCACAGATGCAATGATATCTTCTTCAGCATTTATCGTCACTAGCCGACCTTCTGACACCAGCTTCAGTTTTTGATGTAACGATGACGGTACCGCTCCTGCTGAATGAATCCATGGCCTTCCTAATAGGCAACTGTAAGAAGGCTTGATGTCCATAACCAAGAAATCTACCTCATAGATAGTTGGGCCAATTAACAAGGGTAtgtcaattcttcccatgacttTCCTCTCGGTGCCATCAAATGCTCTCACCACATTCTGGCACGACTTCATATGTGAACTATCCACAGGTAGCCTGTTGAGCGTGGATAGAGGCAATACATTCAGTGCTGACCCGTTGTCTACCAGAACTCCTGGTAATATGCACCCTTTACACCTTGCAGTGATGTGTAAAGCTCTAGTAGATCCCATACCCCCaggtggtatttcatcatcGCTAAAGGAGATGAAGTTATCAGCGTTTATATTGCCGACCAGTCGATCCAACTTGTTAACAGAGATATCGTCGGccacataagtttcatttagcacCTTCAGTAGTGCATTTCGATGTCCCTCCGAGTTCAAGAGTAAAGCTAGCACATATATGCGAGCTGGTTGTTGGTGCAGTTGTTCCACCACACTGTACTCGCTATACTTTAGGAACTTCAAGAACTCTCTAGCTTCTTCCTCTCTTATTGGTTCATTAACCAATAGTTCAGGTTCGAGTacattctctttcttttcttccaaaGCTTTTCTCGGAACTACTCGAGCTTTCATCTGATCATAGTGCTTTCCACTACGAGTATAGGAACCCTCATCCTGATCCCTCTTACTGATTACATCCTCCTTCCCCGGGATTGTCACATTACAATCGTAATTCCAGGGAACCTGCTTGTTGTCCTTATATGCAATCACTGTCGGCTTTTGAATGATAACCTTTGGTGTTACTCGTGCCCCAGCCTCATTGTTCTTAGGCCTCGAGATGATAACCACAGGATGGTTAGCCTTTAGAACTCCCAATGCCGACTCTGACGCGCATATATGACTCTCCCTCTGAACTCCTTCACAGAATTCCATCTCATTATTATCCATCATACCCTGTACCATGGCCCTGAACTCCGTACATTCCTGGATTTCATGCCCCATTTCATGGTGGAACTCGCAGTAGTTCCCCCTCCTTTCACAGCTTCCTTCTGAGACGATTAGTCCCCTTTTTACCATCTCCTTCCAGACCCATCTCAAAGGAGTTTTCACATCCGTAATGTCTGCCTTGATTCTTCTGTCTTCGCCTATCATATTTACCCCATTGTCAGTGTGGTTCGATAACGGATTTTCTACCTTAGTCGCTTCATCAAATTTTACAATACCCATACCAATGAGCCTTTCAACCAACTTCTTAAAGGTCGTAcagttttctatggaatgccctgTTGTTCCCGCATTATAGTTGTACTGTGCATTCGtatcgtaccatttgggatacgggggtCACAAGGGCTTCAGATAGAAAGGGGAAACCACGTGTGCATCAAATAAGTTTCGGTACAGTTCGCTGTACGACATAGGAATTGGCATGAATTGAAGCCTCTCAGTATTTCGCCTTGTACCGACCTCTTGTCTCGACGAGCTTTGCTGATTGGCAGCCACTTTTCCTGGCTGACTCACTGTTACTGACTTCGAGTAACCCTTGTTGTACATGCTCGCATTGTTCACCTCGTTTTCCTTCCTCTTTGAAGCCGATCTTCTGTTACTCTCTCCCGCATCGATCTTCCCACTCCTGATGGCATTCTCAATCATGACTATGTTaggaaagctttttgtggcacttcttAGCATATGTGTAATGAACGGTGCCTTCAGGGTGTTAATGAACAACatggtcatttccttttccaagagcgatggctgaacttggaccgcgacctccctccatctctgtacgtactgtctaaagctttcactcggcttcttctccacgttttgaagggtgattctatcaggagccatgtctgtcacatgactatattgtttcatgaacgattgtgccaagtccctccatgaaccaatcgtggcacgactcaactgattgtaccatttggatgctgcccctgcaaggctgtcttggaaacaatgtatcaagagTTAGTCATTGTTAACATATCCCACCATtcgtctgcagaacatggtgatatgagcttctgggcaacttgtcccattgtacttttcgaattccggcatcttaaacttatgagggagCACCAAGTCCGGGACTAAGCTCAGCTCTTTGGCATCAGTGCCTCGATAACTTTCAGCAACATTCATTGCCTTGAACGTCTCCTCGAGCCACTTCCATCTTTCCTCTAACTGTCTCGGTAACTCCTCCTTCACTCTTTccttctcaaccacttcatcaaagtcaggaatcgcagagttaataggattattttTGGGATTAGATCCTGGTCTAGCTTG includes the following:
- the LOC105789692 gene encoding uncharacterized protein LOC105789692; translated protein: MSGLSTDIVVHRLLIREDCKLVQQKLRRMRPDIVLKIKEEVQKQFDTGFLQEVKYSEWVANIVPVPKKDGKKHNPGTWDEECKKAFNKVKQYLSNTPVLSPPSPDRSLILYLIVFDNSMGCVLGQHDETGRKERLDPLKYMIESTALNGRMARWQILLSEFDIVYVSQKAVKGSAIADFLASRALEDYELLSFDFLNEDLLYVAAIEKNPQEGHSWKLNFDGASNAVGNGIGAVLVSPIGDHYPFTCKLDFDCTNNMAEYEACIMGIRAAIERRIKVLEVYGDLALVIYQLKGEWETKDPKLVNYRNLVLELIKEFEDITFCYLPRDEN
- the LOC105789693 gene encoding uncharacterized protein LOC105789693; translation: MGIVKFDEATKVENPLSNHTDNGVNMIGEDRRIKADITDVKTPLRWVWKEMVKRGLIVSEGSCERRGNYCEFHHEMGHEIQECTEFRAMVQGMMDNNEMEFCEGVQRESHICASESALGVLKANHPVVIISRPKNNEAGARVTPKVIIQKPTVIAYKDNKQVPWNYDCNVTIPGKEDVISKRDQDEGSYTRSGKHYDQMKARVVPRKALEEKKENVLEPELLVNEPIREEEAREFLKFLKYSEYSVVEQLHQQPARIYVLALLLNSEGHRNALLKVLNETYVADDISVNKLDRLVGNINADNFISFSDDEIPPGGMGSTRALHITARCKGCILPGVLVDNGSALNVLPLSTLNRLPVDSSHMKSCQNVVRAFDGTERKVMGRIDIPLLIGPTIYEVDFLVMDIKPSYSCLLGRPWIHSAGAVPSSLHQKLKLVSEGRLVTINAEEDIIASVTNDAPYLEISDDAIECSFRSLEFVNATFILEGNKIPLRRISKTTKMGLQLTVGKGALPRKGLGKYLQGRVEALVLKDKQDRFGLGYKPDARQKRIEQEKKRAKRRARLTGDEVKWEPMTFPHLSKTFVSGGFIYQGMLGVESINTELKSIHAVYEEATGGETLQDIQPYEPGSVLNNWTAEEIPVVFRISSE